The Pseudomonas alkylphenolica genomic sequence GGGCAATCAGGTTCTGGACGGTTTCCTTGCCCAGGTAATGGTCGATGCGATAAACGCGGTTTTCCGGGAAATACTGCGCCACCGCGTCATTGACCCGCCGCGAAGAGTCCAGGTCATGGCCGATGGGTTTTTCCAGCACCACCCGGGTGCGCGCACTGAGGCCGACCTTGTCGAGGTTCTCGCAAATACCGCCATAGACCGCCGCGGGCGTGGCGAAGTAAGCGATCAGCTGGCTGTCGTCGCCGACCTGCCCGGCCAGCGCCTGGTAGTCCTCGGACTTGAGAAAGTCGACGTGCAGATAGCGCAGGCGCGCGAGAAAACGCTGCAACACCAAGGTCTCGATCTGCCCTTGCGGAACAAACTCGCGCAGATGCGCCTCGATCGATGCCAGGTGCTCTTCGACACTGCCCGGCTCACGAGCCAGGGCCAGCACACGGGTATCCGCGTGCAGCAGGTCGGCGCGATCAAGCTGGTAGAGCGCCGGAAACAGCTTGCGCAAGGCCAGATCGCCGAGGGCGCCAAACAGGGCAAAGGTGCAAGGTTCAACGCTGATCGATGCCATGATGTTGGTTCTTTTATCAAGTTGACGTAGAAATACCGTTTTCAATCGCAGTTTTCAAGGAATAATGTAGTAAAAACCACAACATTTTATCCGAAACACAGATTCAAGTGGTGTGCCTCCCATGCCATCAGTACGATAGGCCACCGCGTCAAAAGCCCTCTGCCATCGGCAGTGGGCTGCCTCATCGACCCAAGGACACATACCCATGGACCGCGTGCGAAACCTCCTGGAGCAGATCCAGGGCCGCCTCGAAGAGCTGAACAAGGCTGAGCGCAAAGTCGCCGAAGTCATCCTGCTCAACCCTCAGCAAGCCACCCGCTTCAGCATTGCCGCCCTGGCCCAGGCGGCCAAGGTCAGCGAACCGACGGTGAACCGCTTCTGCCGTTCGTTCGGCGTCAGTGGCTACCCCGAGCTCAAACTGCAGCTGGCGCAGAGCCTGGCCAGCGGCGCCGCTTACGTCAGCCGGGCGGTTGAAGCCGATGATGATCCGGCGTCCTACACCCAGAAGATCTTCGGCAGCGCCATCGCCTCGCTGGACAGTGCCTGCCAGCAACTCGACCCGCAACTGATCAGCCGCGCCGTCGACATGCTGATCCAGGCCCGGCAGATCCACTTCTTCGGCCTCGGCGCCTCGGCACCGGTGGCGCTGGATGCCCAGCACAAGTTCTTCCGCTTCAACCTGGCCGTCTCGGCCCACGCCGATGTCCTGATGCAGCGCATGCTGGCCTCGGTCGCCCACACCGGCGAGCTGTTCGTCATCATCTCCTACACCGGACGTACCCGCGAGCTGGTCGAAGTCGCGCGCCTGGCCCGGGAAAACGGCGCCTCGGTACTCGGCCTGACCGCTGCCGATTCGCCCCTGGCCAAGGCCAGCAGCCTGAGCTTGAACATACCGCTGCCAGAAGACACCGATATTTACATGCCGATGACCTCGCGGATCATTCAGCTGACGGTGCTCGACGTGTTGGCCACCGGCATGACCTTGCGCCGCGGCGTGGACTTCCAGCCACACCTGCGCAAGATCAAGGAGAGCCTCAACGCCAGCCGCTACCCGATCGACGACGAGCTCAACTAAGCAGCTGTGCCTGCAAGCGCAGGTGTGCCTGTTCACCCGGCGCCAGGCTCAGGCTGTCACTGCTGCCACTGGCCGCCTCGACACAGACGAAGCCCAGGGTTTCAGTGCTGCTGACGCCCATCAACGGGCGACTGCCCGGGTGCCAGACGATGGTGTCCTCGCTGTCACCGGTATCGATGCTCAGCTGTCGTTGCCAGGCCGGATCGTGCAGTTGCACGGTCGCCGCATTGGGGAACACCCGCTGACAGCCGCCATGCACCTTCAAGGCGCCCTTCTGACGGCAGGCCTGACGGTTCAAACGGTCGTAACCCTCAATGTTTTCTAGCCCAGATAGCGCTATCTCAGAAACGTCACTAATACGCCAATAGGCCAGCAGAGCATGACTCAGCTGACAAGGCTGGCTGTCCTGGTGTTCGGTACTGAGCTCAAGCTCCATGCGCTTGCCCAACCTGGCCAACAGGTCGACCTGCCAGTCGCACAGTTGCAAACGCCATTTGAGGGTCACACCCTCTTCATCTTCACTGCTGTCGATCAGCTTCCAGTCGAGCAAGCGTGCCCAGCCGTGAGCCGGCCACATGTCTTCGCTGGGATGGCGACCGTACCAGGGCCAGCACACCGGCACACCGCCGCGGATGGCACCGACTTGTGGCCACTGCGCCGCGCACCATAGCCAAGGGCGTTCGCCCGTGGGCTGGAAGTGCAGCAACTGTGCACCCTGGCGGCTGAATACGGCCTGGCACCGGGGATGATCGATGATCAGCACATCGCGCTGCTGATAACGCTCCCACTCAAAGGTCGGTCGCGGCCTCTGCGAGGTGAAGAAGCGTTGTAGCGGGTGCTCGGGCATAACTTGAGACTCTTGTTGTTAGTTGGGGCCATCGCGGGGCAAGCCCGCTCCCACAGATTATGCCGGTGGGAGCGGGCTTGCCCCGCGATAAGCTCGTAAATTTACAACATATTGCCTCAGAACGACGACTGAATCTTCAAACCCGCGACCAGCGCGTTGTCCACTTCGTCCACCCCACCCGGGTGGGTGATGTACTGCAGGTTCGG encodes the following:
- the hexR gene encoding DNA-binding transcriptional regulator HexR, producing MRNLLEQIQGRLEELNKAERKVAEVILLNPQQATRFSIAALAQAAKVSEPTVNRFCRSFGVSGYPELKLQLAQSLASGAAYVSRAVEADDDPASYTQKIFGSAIASLDSACQQLDPQLISRAVDMLIQARQIHFFGLGASAPVALDAQHKFFRFNLAVSAHADVLMQRMLASVAHTGELFVIISYTGRTRELVEVARLARENGASVLGLTAADSPLAKASSLSLNIPLPEDTDIYMPMTSRIIQLTVLDVLATGMTLRRGVDFQPHLRKIKESLNASRYPIDDELN
- a CDS encoding D-hexose-6-phosphate mutarotase, whose protein sequence is MPEHPLQRFFTSQRPRPTFEWERYQQRDVLIIDHPRCQAVFSRQGAQLLHFQPTGERPWLWCAAQWPQVGAIRGGVPVCWPWYGRHPSEDMWPAHGWARLLDWKLIDSSEDEEGVTLKWRLQLCDWQVDLLARLGKRMELELSTEHQDSQPCQLSHALLAYWRISDVSEIALSGLENIEGYDRLNRQACRQKGALKVHGGCQRVFPNAATVQLHDPAWQRQLSIDTGDSEDTIVWHPGSRPLMGVSSTETLGFVCVEAASGSSDSLSLAPGEQAHLRLQAQLLS